Within the Dermacentor silvarum isolate Dsil-2018 chromosome 8, BIME_Dsil_1.4, whole genome shotgun sequence genome, the region CAGGGAGCTCCCATGCATCAAACTGATGGCCACCTCTCACACTTCTGCCTCAGTCTGACCTAAGCTGGACAGGAGTACAGGCTCAGTCACACCGTGAGAAAAAGATAGTCTAGTACTAAGGTGGGACATACGGTGGCGGCTGCCGGTAGGTCGGTGCAGCCTTGGGCCGACGGTCAGCGCGACCCGATGCGAATGGTGGCGTTGGATGCTGGTAAGGTGCAGCACTGTCTGCAACATCAACTCCTCGAGGAGTGATGGCACGGCGTCCCGTCTGTGGAGTGGCCCCACGTGGGTACTCAGGCGGTGGAAGAGGAGGTCGCTCTTCTTTCATTATTACCGGTGGCTTGGCCGGATCTGGCTTGTCTTCCAGTTCATCAGCAAATATGATAGGGATGCCTTTgttgatgaatgtactgctgtcTTGCATGCTAAGCTTCCCTTTGCGCTTCTTGCGGTACAGTAGGCAGGCGATAAGTGCAGCCAGCAGAAGCATTGCTGCAATCACAGCTGCCGGAATGATGGTGGTTATGTacacatcatcgtcatcagctgGTGGAATCGTTTCCCCAGGAGGTGGTGCTGTGGGTGCTGCGGCTGTTCCCGCTCCCACGCCGATGGTGGGTGGAAGGCCTTTGTCCATGCACAGTCCCAGAGGCATGGTGTCTGCCTTGAGAACATGGAACTCTGGACGCATTTCTTCTATGAGCCGCTGTGTTAACGTCTGGTTGTCATGTACCAGACGTCGCATGAGCTGAAGGATAGTTTCTGTTGGGCATGGTTCATAACGAAGTGTGTTATTGGTCCAGGCATACACAACTGAGCCTTGACTAATGGTGTTGACTGTGATGAACCTGGGGTCAGGATCGCCATACAGCTGCGCCAACTTCCAGGCAACTAAGACCTTGCGGCTGATGTTGCGACTGAATGCTTCGAAGTCCTCTTTTAAGTGCAGGCTGAACTCAACAGCCCACTTCATTTGCGCACGGGGCTGCACCAGAACAACAAAGACATCCGTGACTGTTGAACCGCCACTGTCTTGGGCAACCATTTGGAACTCGTGCCTGGGAATGTCCACATCCAAAGGCAAGCCATACAGTTCCTGCGTCCGTGGGTTGAACTGTATCCATGAAGACTGGGGCAGTTGGAGACCATCAGCAGAAAGGAAACTCAGCGCCAAATACCGAGTGGTTCCGTCTTCGTAGTCATAAAAAGTGTCATCAGGAATGATGAAACGCAGGATTTCTCCTACAGTGGCATTGATCTGGCCAATAGGGTTGCGTTTAGTGGGCACTTGATTGTTTAGAGGAGGTGCAGCCGACGCTGGTGCCTGGCAGACACCAGAGTATTCTACATGCACAGACTGGAGTTTGAGGTTGCCTAGAGCTTTCTTGAATGCTGGCGTTGGTCCTCCAGAACTGTCAACCATCCGATCATACAGTGCTTCCAGCTGTTCTCGTGGGCAAGGGTGCTTTGGCAGCGAATCATTGGTCCATGCAAGTGTGAAAGGATCGCTAGTTGCTGCCTGCACGGTAATCTGTGATTCATCAGGGTCCCCAAAGAACTTTGCGAGCCTACGCACGGCAGCAATCTGCCAGTCCAGGCTGTTGACATACTCCCACCGCTTGGGTTTAAGAGTGGCATTGAACTTGTGATGGACTGCTCGTGCACTGGTGTGCTGCCACACATTGATCTCAACTAGGTCGTGCACAGTGTCTCCTTCAGCATCCATGGCTTCCAGGCGGAAGTAGTACTTGCCAATGTTGTCATCTAGTGGCAAAGCTGACAGCATCTGCTTCTCAGGGTCAAACTGGATCCATGAGCGGGGTTCAATGGCTGTACCTGCCGAGGTAACAAACATGAGCTTCAAGTTGCGTGTGTCCCCATCCTCCGCATCGTGGAAGGCATCTTCTGGGATCTCGTAGCTCCACACCTTGCCCGCTGTCACAACCAGCTTCTGGAGACGCTTGTTCAACGTGGGCCGTGAGTTGCCGGGCTTTCTGGTCACGGACGGCTGAATTGGCGGGCTCGCCGATGGCTCAGGCAGCCGGCTCGTGGGCTCCACAATGCCGGGCCCAAAGGTTGGCGTTGCCTCCAGCACACCACTTGCCTCCCAGCCAGTGACGGTGCGCGTTGGCCGAATTGGTGGCAGTGGTGGAGTGTGTCCTGGGGGCAGTGCTGTGGGCAGGGCCACCACGGAGAGCGTGGGCGATGGGGCAATGACCCCATGCCTAGCATGGTCACCGTGGTGGTGCCGGTGGGCATGGGAAGAAGGTCCGTTCATCACGGGCGATGCCATTGTAGGCACAATGCGCGTTTCAGGCGTGGCCATGGGCTGTTCGCTCACTtccatgctgctgctgctgaccaaGGTGGGAAGCACTGCCGGCAGAACTGGAGTGCCCGCAACGTGATTGCTGTGGGCCCGCGTCTGTCGTGCCTGCACGCTTGACACATGCCAGCCGACAACTGGGTGTCCAAGGATTCTTGACAGCGTCCCGTCTCTCGCTGCAGTCTCCAGTCGGGCCAGTGCAGCTGCATGGGCTGCTTCAACGTCGCTACTGCAACCCACGCGCCACCGTAGTCTAAGACCCTGCGTGTGGCGTAATCGGCTGTCACCGGCTCCGGCCAGAAGAGCTGCTTCATCGTAAGCTGGCTCGCCGGGAGCCATCGGGGAGAGGGTTACTTCGTTGGTAGGAAAGCCAAGAAATCGAGCCAAGCCAGACAGCAGCTGAGCTCGTGCCAGCGGAGCTGCATGGCTGGCATCGGCATCGACTGTGAGTACTGCCACAGCCACGGGGTCTCCTGGCCCGCAGGGACCTCGCGTTGCGACTCGTTCTTCATCAAGCACTTCGACCGAGAAAACGTCCTGGGCTTGTGATTCACCTGTAAACAAAATCATGTTGTACAACTTCTATGAATAAAACCGAGCAAAAGGCacatgaaaagaaataaaaaatcacGATCAAGTACGTAACGAAAATTGGCATTCTACTGTTAGCGCATGAAGCAGGTGCACAGGAATGCACACTAACAAATGTTGAAGATGCCAAGGCACAGAAACATGCTTCCTTCTGATGTGCTAGTCAGCCTTTACTAAGATTCGTGCTTTTTTATGTGTTGGTGACCGTAGTTTGCATATATTTGCCAACAGAAATCTCAGGATAATGCATGAGCCTTTAAAACTGTGGAGGCTTTTATGAAAGTGGGTGTCCCAGAATATCCATCTTATATTTGTGACACATACCAAAGAACACTGCACACTGCACGAGGAGGCTGCTTTTACAGGCCACAAAACAATAAAAATATTTATGTTACTGCTTCCTGAGCACTTATAAATAGGTACAAAACCTACAAACTTCTGAAATCCTAGAGAGTTGCATGATGTTTGGTAACATTTAATAGCAATAGGTCaacttcaaagaaaaaaaatcaactttACAATTCTATATGTAGCTAAGAAAAGGTGCAAATGGAACAAATCTATACTTTTAAAAAGTAGCGTGATTTCCAATAATATGCCAGGTTACCTATATTTTTGAAACAGACTTATTGAAGACCTCCTGTAgtagatatcacaattctgttaCATTAGCTGGATTATTTGAAGCAGACTTGGAAAGCAAACTACGGTTAGCCATTTAAAAAATATCCACGATTACCTTTGTCATTATTCACAGTAATGTACCTGTCCTAACTGTGCAACTTAACCTGAACAGCAATGACATATTATCTATTCAGCAGAAATCCCATGCTTAGATCTAGTTACGAGAAATTTGTCTTCAAAATTTGTGGTGTGCATTGATGTTAACACTTATCAGCACAGAAGATTTGAGTTCGTTGCATTGAGAGATAGCATAATTCATGATTTATTGTGGATCATGAAATTCAGGCCTCGTAACATGATCAAGGAGTCAGCAGCTAATAAAGGGAGAGAATAATGTTGTGATAGTATTAACGGTCAGGGACGGAACTGGGCAAAGCCATTAGGAGCACCTCTGGGAGCAGATAAATCTGACTGGTTGACTGATGAAGTTCAACACACCGCAGCAATGCTGGGGCTATGAAGGTTTTAACCACCTGTAAAAAGGATTTTCCATTGCATGTTCTGTTCTGCCAGGAATCACACCCACGGCCTGATGTTCACCAGcagaacaccacatccactgAACCAGTaccgcacccaggatctctgccaggggtggGGGGTTGAccataccatctaaacagcacaaatttcaatttcttcacgggaaattgtcaaaaatgcactttttacgaatgtgcagacgattgcgcgtcttacattttagttgcagtactcaaatgcgcaaggaaagaaaaggggttaaacaaaaggggggggggggtcaagtcggcctcaggggggttacaaccccccccccccccaccttcggtgcgccactgcactgAACCACCGTAGTCTGAGACTGTCTGAGACAGTCTCCCGAGATAGCGAAAAGCGGGAACTTACCAATTTGCTTCTCTAAAGCCATGTTATACAAACAATACTTAACTTACGATTTGCACACAAATGTCGCACACAAAGTCacttgtgctgtggaatggtcttTGATCGCAACGCTAATCCTGAAGGCCTGTGCCATCCGGACTTGAGACCAGGGTGCACCTCTTGCGCTTGGAAGTGCTTTTTCCAAGCTTTTATTCAAGATAAGGTAGAAATGGTCACACCATGGAAGCAAACTCACCTGTATAGATACGTGCCATGCCGCCATCAGCACACTTATATTGCGAATCATGCATGAACATGCACTGCCGGGTGTCCGTTGCAATACCAATAAGACGTTGTTTAAACAGCAGAGTGTCATACATGGCCGTTGTTAACGAGCCAAATGCCAGGTTTCTGAACCAGTTGTCCTCGCTTCTCGACCGTCCTAAAAGGTCGGCGCGGCTACGCTACAACGCCCTTCTCCTCCGGCCTCTGCATCCGGCCTCCACCCTTCTCCTCCGGCCTCTGCAAAATGGCTATTTTTTGACTGCCGACACTACAAACACGCTGCTAGTTTGGAAAGTGGCTTTCAGCTTGCTGAACATACGAGTCCATTCTTACTCACGTGTAACTGTGCAAGCACGAATGAAACACATTCAGCGCAGACCTGTGAATTACACAGCGATGAGTCTGGCGTGCCGCTGCCAAAATGGTCTTTCTGCGAAGTGCGGATGTGGTGCATGGTGGTTTTGCTAAATTCTAACGGTAATGTAAAAATCTGTCTAAGTGGACGTTGAGGTCGGATTTGTCCAGGCCACTAGCTTAATCCTAAAATTCTGTTTGCGGAAAGCACTTCTCTACAAGATAAACACGGCGGCGCCACTCGGTGAACATATTGAGTCTCATCCACACTTTCTTGTGGAACGCGTGTCGGACTGGGACACTATTAGTGCACCTGAAGCAGAGTGCTGATCTACTCTTCCCGATAACGAATGGCAGCAGTTTGCACAAGCCATCCATGTGCGCAGCGAGCAAAACCGA harbors:
- the LOC119461646 gene encoding dystroglycan 1-like translates to MAAGSLLRLVVAAAFAVALAVASGEVRRQWGVPDTSVVVGRLFNYSIPADAFQGHVSKLQVVEAGEEQLPSWLSLVHDEDSGALPRLVGVPLHADVGPHYLAVKAIGGTDGESQAQDVFSVEVLDEERVATRGPCGPGDPVAVAVLTVDADASHAAPLARAQLLSGLARFLGFPTNEVTLSPMAPGEPAYDEAALLAGAGDSRLRHTQGLRLRWRVGCSSDVEAAHAAALARLETAARDGTLSRILGHPVVGWHVSSVQARQTRAHSNHVAGTPVLPAVLPTLVSSSSMEVSEQPMATPETRIVPTMASPVMNGPSSHAHRHHHGDHARHGVIAPSPTLSVVALPTALPPGHTPPLPPIRPTRTVTGWEASGVLEATPTFGPGIVEPTSRLPEPSASPPIQPSVTRKPGNSRPTLNKRLQKLVVTAGKVWSYEIPEDAFHDAEDGDTRNLKLMFVTSAGTAIEPRSWIQFDPEKQMLSALPLDDNIGKYYFRLEAMDAEGDTVHDLVEINVWQHTSARAVHHKFNATLKPKRWEYVNSLDWQIAAVRRLAKFFGDPDESQITVQAATSDPFTLAWTNDSLPKHPCPREQLEALYDRMVDSSGGPTPAFKKALGNLKLQSVHVEYSGVCQAPASAAPPLNNQVPTKRNPIGQINATVGEILRFIIPDDTFYDYEDGTTRYLALSFLSADGLQLPQSSWIQFNPRTQELYGLPLDVDIPRHEFQMVAQDSGGSTVTDVFVVLVQPRAQMKWAVEFSLHLKEDFEAFSRNISRKVLVAWKLAQLYGDPDPRFITVNTISQGSVVYAWTNNTLRYEPCPTETILQLMRRLVHDNQTLTQRLIEEMRPEFHVLKADTMPLGLCMDKGLPPTIGVGAGTAAAPTAPPPGETIPPADDDDVYITTIIPAAVIAAMLLLAALIACLLYRKKRKGKLSMQDSSTFINKGIPIIFADELEDKPDPAKPPVIMKEERPPLPPPEYPRGATPQTGRRAITPRGVDVADSAAPYQHPTPPFASGRADRRPKAAPTYRQPPPYVPP